Part of the Candidatus Manganitrophaceae bacterium genome, CTTAGACATCGGACACAATTTGTCACCAAGGTCGGGGATCTATCCCGCCTTGATGACTTTTCCTGCTTTAATGCACGACGTACAAACCCGAATTCGCTTTACAGCCTTTCCGATCAGCGCACGAATGGTCTGGAGATTCGGTAGAAACCGACGTTTACTTTTATTGTTCGCGTGGCTTACCAGATTTCCGACTTGATGACCCTTGCCGCAGATTTCACATGTTCTTGCCATGAGACTCAATTCCTTTCATTCTAAAGTTCATTGATAAAAAAACAGGCCTATGTTATCATGAACTCCTCGAATAGGCAAGAGAAAACCGTGGACATCTAAGAGAGTTGCTTCGAGCACATGGACGAAAGGACCCCTCCGCCGCTTGACGTTGCCGTACCTCAGTGGGATTTGCCCATTCAATATATTAAGGGAATCGGCCCGAAAAGGGCCGTTCTTTTTAATAAGCTTGGCATCCAAACCCTCGAGGACCTTCTTCTCTTTCCCCCCTTTCGATATGAAGATCGTACCGCTTTAAAAAAGATCGCCCACCTTCAAGCCGGGGAGGAGCAGACGATCTTAGCCCAGGTCAAAGCCGTTTCCTTGGTGGAGACCTCTCGCCGCAGGATGAAGATCGTCGATATTGCGGTCATGGATGAGACCGGCCTGCTCCATGCAAAGTGGTTCAATCAACCCTACCTCAGAGAGCTCTTCAAACCGGGCGACAAGATCATGCTGAGTGGAAAGGTGAAAGGGAGCCACTACGGCGGCTATCATTTAGAAATGGAAAGTCCTCAATACGAGAAGGTTGACGAAGAAGAGATCCAGATTCATATGGGGCGGATTGTCCCGGTTTATCATGAGACGAAGGGATTGACCAGCCGGCAGATTCGATCCCTCATGAGATCGGTACTCCATCAGCATGGAGCGAAGATAGCCGAAGCCCTTCCGTCGAGACTCATCGAGAAGTACCGTCTTCTTCCTCTCTCCAAGGCGGTCCAGGAGCTTCATTTCCCAGCGGCCGGAACATCGCTGTCAGAGCTCAACCTCGGTCGCACCCCGGCGCACCGACGCCTTTCATTCGACGAACTCTTTCTTCTTCAAACCGGCCTCGCCCTTCGGAAGAGCCGGATCGCGACACAGGAAGCCGGAATTTCCTTTCATTTGAATGGAACGCTGACCGAGCGGCTGCGCGGCATTCTGCCGTTTCGTCTCACAGGCGCCCAGGAGAGAGTCCTTTCAGAAATTAAGAACGACATGGCCTTGGATCGGCCGATGAATCGATTGGTTCAAGGAGATGTCGGATCGGGTAAAACGCTGGTTGCGCTGATGGCCATTCTGATCGCATTGGAAAACGGCTATCAGGCCGCGTTGATGGCGCCGACCGAAATTCTGGCTGAGCA contains:
- a CDS encoding 50S ribosomal protein L28: MARTCEICGKGHQVGNLVSHANNKSKRRFLPNLQTIRALIGKAVKRIRVCTSCIKAGKVIKAG